Proteins co-encoded in one Arachis hypogaea cultivar Tifrunner chromosome 13, arahy.Tifrunner.gnm2.J5K5, whole genome shotgun sequence genomic window:
- the LOC112737742 gene encoding glucosidase 2 subunit beta isoform X2 → MESHFFLLRCFLLLASAACSLSHPSLLGVHPLDEKYYSSEVIKCKDGSKSFPKDRLNDNFCDCPDGTDEPGTSACSAGKFYCRNLGSKPQFIFSSHVNDLFCDCCDGSDEYDGHIRCLNTCVMGGNAEIGNYNSKLSQQASFAGKVTKDEVKLEDLVHNLLSIFSQQY, encoded by the exons ATGGAATCGCATTTCTTCCTCCTCCGATGTTTTCTCCTCCTAGCTTCTGCCGCATGTTCTCTTTCCCACCCTTCTCTCCTCGGTGTTCACCCTCTAG ATGAGAAATATTACAGCTCTGAGGTAATCAAGTGCAAGGATGGATCAAAATCCTTCCCCAAAGATCGTCTCAATGACAATTTCTGCGATTGCCCTGATGGCACTGATGAACCAG GAACTTCAGCTTGCTCAGCTGGAAAATTTTATTGCAGAAACCTGGGAAGCAAGCCACAATTTATATTCTCTTCTCATGTTAATGATCTTTTCTGTG ATTGTTGTGATGGgagtgatgaatatgatggacACATTCGGTGCCTCAACACTTGTGTAATGGGTGGGAATGCCGAAATTGGCAATTACAATTCAAAACTGAGTCAGCAGGCCTCTTTTGCTGGAAAAGTGACCAAAGATGAAGTGAAGTTGGAGGACTTGGTTCATAATCTTTTGA gtatattttcaCAACAATATTAA
- the LOC112737742 gene encoding glucosidase 2 subunit beta isoform X1 codes for MESHFFLLRCFLLLASAACSLSHPSLLGVHPLDEKYYSSEVIKCKDGSKSFPKDRLNDNFCDCPDGTDEPGTSACSAGKFYCRNLGSKPQFIFSSHVNDLFCDCCDGSDEYDGHIRCLNTCVMGGNAEIGNYNSKLSQQASFAGKVTKDEVKLEDLVHNLLSLRLAIILQVVLLAFMVFLWRFGCRSRSKRRRTIELKEI; via the exons ATGGAATCGCATTTCTTCCTCCTCCGATGTTTTCTCCTCCTAGCTTCTGCCGCATGTTCTCTTTCCCACCCTTCTCTCCTCGGTGTTCACCCTCTAG ATGAGAAATATTACAGCTCTGAGGTAATCAAGTGCAAGGATGGATCAAAATCCTTCCCCAAAGATCGTCTCAATGACAATTTCTGCGATTGCCCTGATGGCACTGATGAACCAG GAACTTCAGCTTGCTCAGCTGGAAAATTTTATTGCAGAAACCTGGGAAGCAAGCCACAATTTATATTCTCTTCTCATGTTAATGATCTTTTCTGTG ATTGTTGTGATGGgagtgatgaatatgatggacACATTCGGTGCCTCAACACTTGTGTAATGGGTGGGAATGCCGAAATTGGCAATTACAATTCAAAACTGAGTCAGCAGGCCTCTTTTGCTGGAAAAGTGACCAAAGATGAAGTGAAGTTGGAGGACTTGGTTCATAATCTTTTGA GTTTGAGGTTAGCAATTATTCTACAAGTGGTTCTGCTTGCTTTTATGGTATTTCTATGGCGTTTTGGTTGCCGTTCCAGATCTAAAAGGAGGCGTACAATTGAACTGAAAGAGATCTAG
- the LOC112737741 gene encoding probable Ufm1-specific protease isoform X2, translating into MNADTIQVSVLFNSLGPLSASAVPVAEYIPTQDEVRLLVVDIKLDVLCYASKKLPLRHAVSRLTIPGLADQLNALQIQCCLTFWDNTRRLVGFIDQ; encoded by the exons atGAATGCAG ATACCATCCAAGTTAGTGTTCTCTTTAACAGCTTAGGGCCATTATCAGCGTCTGCTGTGCCTGTTGCAGAGTACATTCCAA CCCAGGATGAAGTCAGGCTCCTTGTTGTGGATATTAAACTAGATGTACTCTGCTATGCTTCTAAGAAGCTCCCCTTGAGGCATGCAGTTTCAAGATTAACCATCCCTGGTTTAGCTGATCAGTTAAATGCATTGCAGATTCAATGTTGCCTAACCTTTTGGGACAACACCCGCAG ATTGGTTGGATTTATAGATCAGTGA
- the LOC112737741 gene encoding probable Ufm1-specific protease isoform X1: MQNADTIQVSVLFNSLGPLSASAVPVAEYIPTQDEVRLLVVDIKLDVLCYASKKLPLRHAVSRLTIPGLADQLNALQIQCCLTFWDNTRRLVGFIDQ; encoded by the exons ATGCAG AATGCAGATACCATCCAAGTTAGTGTTCTCTTTAACAGCTTAGGGCCATTATCAGCGTCTGCTGTGCCTGTTGCAGAGTACATTCCAA CCCAGGATGAAGTCAGGCTCCTTGTTGTGGATATTAAACTAGATGTACTCTGCTATGCTTCTAAGAAGCTCCCCTTGAGGCATGCAGTTTCAAGATTAACCATCCCTGGTTTAGCTGATCAGTTAAATGCATTGCAGATTCAATGTTGCCTAACCTTTTGGGACAACACCCGCAG ATTGGTTGGATTTATAGATCAGTGA